One genomic region from Henningerozyma blattae CBS 6284 chromosome 2, complete genome encodes:
- the TBLA0B03860 gene encoding non-specific serine/threonine protein kinase (similar to Saccharomyces cerevisiae YPL150W; ancestral locus Anc_8.668), with amino-acid sequence MALTKTEQNNLKAIIGSSYNKLYSQFMSDDLTEVGNYRILRQIGEGSFGKVYLAHHLPTHRKVVLKSSAKSDPNVVREVFYHRQFEFPYITKLYEIIVTETKVWMALEYCPGKELYEHLLRLHRIPVDECSRLFAQISGAMYYAHSLNCVHRDLKLENILLDKVGNAKLTDFGFTRECASKNILETICGTTVYMAPELIKRERYDGFKIDVWSLGVILYTLLNGFMPFDEEQQKNTEWKIVNEMPSFDSTLLGPDAVDLLSKLLAKDPIDRPSMKEVLEHPYLQPYGNVMLEQADNILYKQRNNLLKFHSKLEKKLLKRLRQTGVDTHSMKHSVQKKKCDSLSGTWLLLLEKEKQRRKKNMTAPKKTKSVLSLTKVFDSNTSHDILQSKTSLLSVSNFEKILDEKETEEVVSVTVTGSASASGSSTTKEDTLDTEKVDEPISKDEVSVTPSTVATTRYSTAASSDKSSPIRLHSHHQKSASASNGTTRVNTTSMTRISTPLKNSTTPLKHGTTPLRSNSSLKNEHESKANILFTKVQNFFKQKKIKKITSLDNDNHHRHPSSHLLAYHQNDDEHKSNVIISRAQSANNIPKVRPSAYTKYATSEIVLHKINQDSSSYKKRLNRSDSSDSPSKSQHSSIEVNGKENIPPNTTTPNHSESKNTTKPKLKKFKSIASSEISIQTSTGGDYDSESTTRKKYSSHDAIQSPVSLPAVRPLSSISQHSNDTYLSDYSTDGYNSSKLSDSSKFALGSKAMSTELSQGSTGAKRFPRRELSIISNTSSTSEMSSRNDSFYDIATATTPFAGNSSLKRPFGKDPMSTRFDTQRSWLPTGGATSRVRRNGSWRRRNQNRLLPHSNSRTQFAIQEEISSSDDNDSKPKEDRMFSTTPVLSRLSPHVKPDIVLSDTEMTRKLSPSLLYHFDSDNEHEHTRRFTPLGTFHGFGEESEWENFDERNEEDSKSAISPADDEASIINEEKDDNIHCALPEEKIT; translated from the coding sequence ATGGCTCTTACCAAGACAGAGCAGAATAATTTGAAAGCCATTATTGGCTCATCATACAACAAGCTATATTCCCAGTTCATGTCTGATGACCTTACAGAAGTGGGGAACTACAGAATTTTACGCCAAATAGGAGAAGGGAGTTTTGGGAAAGTCTACCTGGCTCATCACTTACCTACGCATCGGAAAGTAGTTTTAAAATCCAGTGCCAAATCTGACCCAAATGTAGTTCGTGAAGTTTTTTACCATAGACAATTTGAGTTTCCTTATATTACAAAACTTTATGAGATTATTGTCACAGAAACAAAAGTTTGGATGGCTCTAGAGTATTGTCCCGGGAAAGAATTATATGAACATCTTTTAAGATTGCATAGAATCCCAGTAGATGAATGTTCGCGTCTATTTGCTCAAATATCAGGTGCAATGTATTATGCTCATTCCTTGAACTGTGTTCATAGAGATTtgaaattggaaaatatcTTATTAGATAAAGTCGGTAATGCTAAATTAACAGATTTCGGATTCACAAGAGAATGTGCCTCtaagaatatattagaaaCTATATGCGGCACTACAGTGTACATGGCACCGGAGTTAATTAAGAGAGAAAGATATGATGGTTTCAAAATAGACGTTTGGTCATTGGGAGTTATCTTATATACTCTATTGAATGGGTTTATGCCATTTGATGaagaacaacaaaaaaatactgAGTGGAAAATTGTTAATGAAATGCCGTCATTTGATTCTACACTGTTGGGTCCAGATGCAGTGGATTTGTTAAGCAAACTATTGGCCAAAGATCCAATTGATAGACCATCCATGAAAGAAGTTCTAGAACATCCATATTTACAACCGTATGGTAATGTTATGTTAGAACAAGCAgataatattctttataaGCAACGCAATAATCTATTGAAATTCCATagtaaattagaaaaaaaattattgaagagGCTACGGCAAACAGGGGTAGATACTCACTCCATGAAGCATTCTgttcaaaagaaaaaatgtGATTCATTGTCTGGAACTTGGCTCTTATTGctagaaaaggaaaaacaacgaaggaaaaaaaatatgacaGCTccaaagaaaacaaaatcTGTCTTATCTTTGACTAAAGTTTTTGATTCAAATACCTCTCatgatattttacaatCAAAGACAAGTTTATTGTCTGTTTCAAACTTTGAAAAGATCTTGGATGAAAAGGAGACTGAAGAGGTCGTCTCAGTTACTGTCACCGGTTCTGCATCTGCTTCCGGATCTAGCACTACAAAGGAAGATACCCTAGACACTGAAAAAGTCGATGAGccaatttcaaaagatgaAGTAAGTGTCACGCCATCTACAGTAGCTACAACTCGTTATTCTACAGCAGCTTCAAGTGATAAATCAAGTCCCATACGATTACATTCACATCATCAAAAATCAGCTTCTGCAAGTAACGGTACTACTAGAGTAAATACAACTTCCATGACAAGAATCAGTACCCCCCTGAAAAATAGTACTACTCCTTTGAAACACGGTACTACCCCTTTGAGAAGTAATAGctcattaaaaaatgaacaTGAATCTAAGGCCAATATTCTATTTACAAAagttcaaaatttttttaaacaaaagaaaataaaaaaaattacttcTCTTGATAACGATAatcatcatcgtcatcCTTCTAGTCATCTATTAGCATATCATcaaaatgatgatgaacaTAAGAGTAATGTCATTATTAGTAGAGCTCAATCTGCTAATAATATACCGAAAGTCCGTCCCTCTGCATATACAAAGTACGCCACTTCTGAAATTGTGTTACACAAGATAAATCAAGATTCTTCCTCttacaaaaaaagattaaatagATCAGATTCTTCAGATTCGCCTTCAAAATCACAGCATAGTTCTATTGAAGTCAATGGCAAAGAAAACATTCCGCCTAATACAACAACGCCTAATCATAGTGAATCGAAAAATACTACAAAACctaaattgaagaaatttaaatctatAGCATCAAGTGAAATATCTATTCAAACGTCCACCGGTGGAGATTATGATAGTGAATCAACTAcaaggaaaaaatattcaagtCATGATGCTATTCAATCTCCAGTTTCACTTCCTGCTGTACGACCTTTATCAAGTATTTCTCAACATTCAAATGATACCTATTTATCAGACTATTCAACCGACGGTTATAATTCTTCCAAATTGTCAGACAGTTCAAAATTTGCATTGGGTTCTAAGGCAATGTCTACAGAACTCTCTCAAGGATCTACAGGTGCCAAAAGATTCCCCAGAAGAGAGTTAAGCATCATATCAAATACTTCTAGTACTTCTGAAATGAGCTCCAGAAATGATTCTTTTTATGATATAGCGACAGCAACTACTCCATTTGCTGGTAATTCGAGTTTGAAACGTCCGTTTGGTAAAGATCCTATGTCCACTAGATTTGATACTCAAAGATCATGGCTACCGACAGGTGGTGCTACTTCTCGTGTTAGAAGAAATGGTAGTTGGAGAAGACGTAATCAAAACAGATTGTTACCACATTCGAATAGTAGAACTCAATTTGCAATTCAAGAAGAAATTTCCTCCAGTGATGATAATGACTCTAAGCCAAAAGAAGATCGGATGTTTTCAACAACGCCAGTGTTATCTCGTTTGTCTCCTCATGTAAAACCGGATATTGTTCTTTCTGATACAGAAATGACTCGTAAATTATCACCATCActtttatatcattttgatTCTGATAATGAGCATGAACATACTCGAAGGTTTACTCCCTTAGGGACTTTTCATGGTTTTGGAGAGGAGAGCGAATGGGAGAATTTTGATGAAAGAAACGAAGAAGATTCAAAATCTGCTATCTCCCCTGCTGATGATGAAGCTTCTataattaatgaagaaaaggATGACAACATCCATTGTGCTTTGCccgaagaaaaaattacttaa
- the TBLA0B03910 gene encoding uncharacterized protein (ancestral locus Anc_8.662), whose protein sequence is MSPFKGVLHKYSKTHVAFELSPSGNKHVLVMIGGMTDGLLTVPYTVNLAKALAPLNFSVIQPQLTSSFKGFGISSLDRDIQELKELTKYLKSEEGGSREKIIIMGHSTGAQDVMHYLLHNPKHIDAGILQGSCSDREGLYETFDKDMLEKLNKKAIDMVQNGQKNDLLPSEYSKLMINTPLTAYRWCSLVLKGGDDDYFSSDLPIETLKNSFGKVNKPFLIAYSEEDEFVPESVNKLNLLKKWESISDSKYWSKNSGLVRGASHFVEKPDSQAHLFEMVIGFITEFSLNK, encoded by the coding sequence ATGTCCCCATTTAAAGGTGTTTTGcataaatattctaaaacACATGTTGCATTTGAATTAAGTCCATCCGGTAATAAGCATGTCCTAGTAATGATTGGTGGCATGACAGATGGGTTACTAACGGTACCATATACCGTTAATCTTGCAAAAGCTTTAGCACCATTGAACTTCTCTGTGATTCAACCTCAATTAACAAGTAGTTTTAAAGGATTTGGtatttcttcattagaTCGTGATattcaagaattaaaagaattgacaaaatatttgaaatctgAAGAAGGGGGTAGtagagaaaaaattattattatgggTCATTCTACTGGTGCTCAAGATGTTATGCATTATCTGTTGCATAACCCAAAACATATAGATGCAGGTATTTTGCAAGGATCTTGCTCTGATAGAGAAGGACTGTATGAAACTTTTGATAAAGATATGTTagagaaattaaataaaaaggcTATTGATATGGTACAAAATGGTCAAAAGAATGATCTATTGCCATCcgaatattcaaaattaatgataaatacACCATTGACAGCTTATAGATGGTGCTCATTAGTATTAAAAGGTGGAGatgatgattatttttCCAGTGATTTACCAATCGAAACCTTGAAAAATAGTTTTGGTAAAGTCAATAAACCATTTTTAATCGCATAttctgaagaagatgaattcGTGCCAGAATCTGTCAACAAGTTGAATCTGTTGAAGAAATGGGAAAGTATCAGTGATTCTAAGTATTGGTCGAAAAATTCAGGGCTAGTTAGAGGTGCTTCACATTTTGTTGAGAAACCTGATTCTCAGGCtcatttatttgaaatggTTATCGGTTTTATAAcagaattttcattaaataagtag
- the PPT2 gene encoding holo-[acyl-carrier-protein] synthase (similar to Saccharomyces cerevisiae PPT2 (YPL148C); ancestral locus Anc_8.664) — protein MRGSIQGFSTIYSIGNDVVKLPRISKLLAQYPLDQKNGKLENQITFQRIASKFMHPIEYSNIDKHQNNLVTYIGGIWATKEAIFKALSGFVPKKDLPPAQTIYTGLFYKINSIENGAPFVIFDDTFKSKYPQFQLFYNTYIQDTNLKALLSIAHDGDYLFANSMLVKDKKKI, from the coding sequence ATGAGAGGCTCAATTCAAGGGTTTTCAACCATATATTCTATTGGAAATGATGTAGTTAAACTACCAAGGATTTCAAAACTTTTAGCTCAATATCCGCTGGATCAAAAGAACGGGAAATTGGAGAATCAAATAACGTTCCAAAGAATTGCAAGCAAGTTTATGCACCCAATAGAATATTCTAACATTGATAAGCATCAAAATAACCTCGTAACATATATTGGAGGCATTTGGGCTACTAAAGAGGCAATCTTTAAGGCCTTATCAGGATTTGTCCCCAAGAAGGACCTACCACCTGCACAAACTATATACACTGGATTATTTTATAAGATTAACTCTATAGAAAATGGGGCACCATTTGTTATATTTGATGATACTTTTAAATCTAAATACCCTCagtttcaattattttataatactTATATCCAGGATACAAACCTAAAGGCATTGCTCTCCATAGCACACGATGGTGATTACTTATTTGCAAACTCAATGCTTGTCAAAgataagaagaaaatataa
- the TBLA0B03890 gene encoding class I SAM-dependent methyltransferase (similar to Saccharomyces cerevisiae ABP140 (YOR239W); ancestral locus Anc_8.665): MPKGSVAHLIEKYENITRNSPSTKVINSVKKPNDLKPNNTHNTNNQNTTKTILSESFKTSVKQFKNIEEFENSIPEWDAHTPENSLNPDTPLKSKSSIADLICETPETPLSVKQDFLFSPKEQEFFDSYGSEGEDDIDEICEQFQTPCKTNSNNTLFQLQTNSSSTAKSNLTLTTTNSASSKPLMFSNSDTLISSTDEPILKPGFLEFKNASKEVEDQLIDSIVHDIINDRLILKGTQNNRFLDTYIHFSKENHLKFTYRSGSIDDIDKDDIWEEDIWKTNSFNSHKEKLTCILETKEPIEASVYMLKDQDKLWNNLYSSFDMSFLLRPKNNILYEFPDLFKITQQKKFKSPEKQIIMDVGCGLGNALLPILSSNKNLDLQIFGIDISDKAIDIMQSSDHFKHFTNLTLKSFDITTFDISEKLPELIQQNSIDIIILTFTLSTIHPSLWSQLLKNLHYLLKPFGKILFRDHAFYDFNHVYLDTIISDNTNLRSYIKNDFTQSYYFKESELQSLFEANNFSTCNISIETREFKNSFLIDLDPLYKRNIQAVFISNPL; encoded by the coding sequence ATGCCTAAGGGTAGCGTAGCTCATTTGATTGagaaatatgaaaatattactcGTAATTCTCCAAGTACCAAAGTCATAAATTCTGTGAAGAAAccaaatgatttaaaaccAAATAATACTCATAATACAAACAATCAAAATACTACGAAAACGATTCTTTCCGAGTCGTTCAAAACTAGTGTgaaacaatttaaaaatattgaggaatttgaaaattccATACCAGAATGGGATGCTCACACTCCTGagaattctttaaatcCAGATACTCCTTTAAAGAGCAAATCTAGTATTGCTGATTTAATATGCGAAACTCCTGAGACTCCATTATCTGTTAAACaagattttcttttctctcCTAAAGAACAAGAATTTTTCGATTCTTATGGTTCCGAAGGTGAAGATGATATTGATGAGATTTGTGAACAATTCCAAACTCCATGCAAGacaaatagtaataatactttATTCCAGCTACAAACGAATTCATCCAGTACAGCTAAATCTAACCTAACTctaacaacaacaaattcTGCATCTTCAAAACCTTTGATGTTTTCAAACTCTGATactttaatttcatctaCTGATGAACCAATTTTGAAACCAGGCTTTTTAGAATTCAAAAATGCCTCTAAAGAAGTGGAAGatcaattgattgattcaattgttcatgatattattaatgataggttgattttaaaaggaactcaaaataatagatttCTAGACACttatatacatttttctaaggaaaatcatttaaaatttacatATCGATCAGGAtcaattgatgatattgataaagaTGATATTTGGGAAGAAGATATTTGGAAAACCAACTCATTTAACTCacataaagaaaaattaacttGCATATTAGAAACAAAAGAACCAATAGAAGCATCAGTATACATGTTGAAAGATCAAGATAAACTAtggaataatttatattcgTCTTTTGATATGTCCTTTTTATTAAGaccaaaaaataatatattatacgAATTCCCGGATTTATTTAAGATAACACaacagaaaaaatttaaaagtcCTGAAAAGCAGATAATAATGGATGTTGGGTGTGGTTTAGGTAATGCATTATTACCAATTTTAagttcaaataaaaatctaGATTTACAAATCTTTGGGATTGATATTTCCGACAAAGCCATTGATATAATGCAATCATCAGATCATTTCAAACATTTTACAAATCTAActttaaaatcttttgaTATAACAACCTTTGATATATCTGAAAAATTACCCGAACTGATACAACagaattcaattgatataataatactgaCGTTTACTTTGAGTACTATCCATCCAAGTTTATGGTCgcaattattaaaaaatttacattatttgttaaaacCTTTTGgtaaaattctatttagAGATCATGCATTTTATGATTTTAATCATGTTTACTTGGATACTATAATATCTGACAATACAAACTTGCGttcatatattaaaaatgatttcaCTCAAAgctattattttaaagagAGTGAATTACAATCACTTTTTGAAGCTAATAACTTCTCAACTTGTAACATATCTATTGAAACAAGAGAGTTTAAAAACagttttttaattgatttagaTCCGTTGTATAAACGTAATATCCAAGCCGTTTTTATATCGAATCCATTATAG
- the TBLA0B03880 gene encoding uncharacterized protein (ancestral locus Anc_8.667) has product MNLKKHDTLIQKEWLWQYADEERDVNVFNTPDKTSLIFAIFYLDDLEEAITPIISNIFSLVEKEFHDWNVSYPWTEYNGVELEITQYVYELGNKEITIPYITGQICVEDNLQQEEGIIISILYNISKTIGPGCFIKISDTTGDFLLAEAYEGIPEEYEFPIANNRFWLNDGKFKMISKNYYYNRGLQPEESLEFLRKSPQNCIEIPKISSILQSKVTEDFPSKYMSDMVQIPLLINDNSIAQLLKDNSQIINYLLKNIASTTDPIDKIDLNLKGTAQKINLLATKSHCEVLKYYLEMNNLRNDSTNIELASGEIISCTLRDLVDSKMISIENSSNMKLKPSNIFDIGKFPVLNLYKNMDMTNDVQPTEELIEKLGNF; this is encoded by the coding sequence atgaatttaaaaaaacatgATACTTTGATCCAGAAAGAATGGCTATGGCAATATGCGGATGAGGAACGTGATGTCAATGTTTTCAACACTCCTGATAAAACTTCGTTAATATTCGCCATATTCTATCTAGATGATTTAGAAGAAGCTATAACACctattatttctaatattttttccctTGTTGAAAAAGAGTTTCATGATTGGAATGTATCATATCCTTGGACTGAATATAATGGAGTTGAATTAGAAATCACACAGTATGTATATGAGTTAGgcaataaagaaattactATTCCATATATAACTGGGCAGATATGTGTTGAAGATAATTTACAACAGGAGGAAGGTATCATTATATCAAttttgtataatatttcGAAAACAATAGGCCCTGGGtgttttataaaaatatcagatACGACTGGTGATTTTCTTTTGGCTGAAGCATATGAAGGTATCCCAGAGGAATATGAATTTCCAATTGCCAATAATAGATTTTGGTTGAATGATGGTAAATTCAAGATGATaagtaaaaattattattacaataGAGGCTTACAACCTGAAGAATCCTTAGAATTTCTTAGGAAATCACCTCAAAATTGTATTGAAATACCCAAGATTTCTTCCATATTACAGTCTAAAGTTACAGAGGATTTTCCTAGTAAATACATGAGCGATATGGTGCAAATACCACTTCTTATAAATGACAATTCAATAGCACAACTACTTAAAGATAACTCTCAAATCATAAATTACCTCCTTAAGAATATTGCTTCTACCACTGATCCAATCGATAAGATAGACTTAAATTTGAAAGGCACAGCACAAAAGATCAACTTACTTGCCACAAAGAGTCATTGTGAAGttcttaaatattatttagaaatgaATAACCTAAGGAATGACAGTACAAATATCGAGCTAGCATCAGGTGAAATAATATCTTGCACATTAAGAGATCTAGTAGACTCCAAAATGATAAGCATTGAAAATTCATCCaatatgaaattaaaaccatctaatatatttgatatagGGAAATTCCCTGTactaaatttatataaaaatatggaTATGACAAATGATGTACAACCTACAGAAGAACTTATAGAAAAACTGGGTAATTTTTAA
- the TBLA0B03920 gene encoding uncharacterized protein (similar to Saccharomyces cerevisiae YOR238W; ancestral locus Anc_8.660) — translation MTKSHLIIVPCHGIWKSTLLDSNEVNLGQLPEHWYLAPFQYEGNDHLAFIKHSLRAIIHLLTSTNIDKSLLLFSGSQTKKSAGCISEAQSYYLLTWKLLEFFQRNESNTSVLNKISFDDEILSFLKQITDLLKVKFQEPMSLEALFTDYINTEEYSLDSFDNLIYSIYRFAQLNDKNYPTEITISGFGFKEKRFLKYHAMAIDYPIENITYLSSEPKPLDYSKQQLDKYFNDLDFMENKNALNLFTNDWYGRKEILMNKKSSRNPFVRIPNYQGYELFDLTNLTEDDEQFFKTFIKAKMPWSRTEERDATSNE, via the coding sequence ATGACTAAATCTCATTTAATAATCGTTCCATGTCATGGTATTTGGAAATCAACTCTTTTAGATTCCAATGAAGTTAATTTAGGCCAATTACCAGAACATTGGTATTTAGCTCCATTTCAATATGAAGGAAATGATCATTTGGCATTTATAAAGCATTCACTACGGGCAATAATCCATTTATTAACTTCAactaatattgataaaagtctgttattattttcaggTTCACAAACTAAAAAATCTGCAGGTTGTATATCAGAAGCTCaaagttattatttattaacttGGAAACTATTGGAGTTTTTCCAACGGAATGAATCAAATACATctgttttaaataaaatatcttttgatgatgaaattttatcatttctAAAACAAATTACAGATTTgttaaaagtaaaatttcaagaaCCAATGAGTTTAGAGGCATTATTTACTGATTATATTAACACTGAGGAATATTCTTTGGattcttttgataatttgatttattcTATCTATAGATTTGCACAATTAAACGATAAAAATTATCCTACTGAGATTACAATTTCTGGTTTTggttttaaagaaaaaagatttttaaaatatcatgCTATGGCAATTGATTACCCAATTGAGAATATTACTTATTTATCATCTGAGCCTAAACCTTTGGATTACTCTAAACAACAATtggataaatatttcaatgatTTGGATTTCATGGAAAATAAGAATGCCTTAAACTTATTTACCAACGATTGGTATGGAAggaaagaaattttaatgaataaaaaatcttcAAGAAATCCATTTGTAAGAATCCCAAATTATCAAGGttatgaattatttgatctAACAAATTTGACAGAAGATGACGAACAATTTTTCAAGACTTTCATCAAAGCTAAAATGCCTTGGTCTCGAACAGAAGAACGTGATGCAACTTCTAATGAATGA